A genomic segment from Flavobacterium inviolabile encodes:
- the pyrR gene encoding bifunctional pyr operon transcriptional regulator/uracil phosphoribosyltransferase PyrR, translating to MSQKILLTSKEVNIILHRLACQLIEKHLDFSNTILIGIQPRGKYLAERIKQLLEEEYHVNHVPLGFLDITFFRDDFRRNEKPLEANKTQIDFLVEDKKVVFVDDVLFTGRSIRSALTAIQSFGRPSEIELLVLIDRRFSRHLPIQPDYRGRQVDVINNEKVIVNWKQNEGEDEDEVLLVSKPVTNN from the coding sequence ATGAGTCAAAAAATATTGCTTACTTCGAAAGAAGTCAATATCATTCTGCATCGTTTGGCCTGTCAGTTAATCGAAAAACACCTTGATTTTTCAAATACAATTCTTATTGGGATTCAGCCGAGAGGTAAATATTTAGCAGAACGAATCAAACAACTTTTAGAAGAAGAATACCACGTAAACCATGTTCCGCTGGGATTTTTGGACATTACCTTTTTCAGAGACGATTTCCGTAGAAATGAAAAACCGCTGGAAGCCAACAAGACCCAGATTGATTTTCTGGTAGAAGATAAAAAGGTCGTTTTTGTAGACGATGTTTTATTTACCGGACGCAGTATCCGTTCGGCTTTGACTGCTATTCAGTCTTTTGGCAGACCGTCAGAAATTGAACTACTGGTATTGATTGACCGTCGTTTTAGCCGTCATTTGCCAATACAGCCGGATTATCGCGGCCGCCAGGTAGATGTAATCAACAACGAAAAAGTAATCGTAAACTGGAAACAGAACGAAGGAGAAGATGAAGATGAAGTACTTTTAGTGTCTAAACCTGTAACTAACAACTAA
- a CDS encoding Crp/Fnr family transcriptional regulator yields MVPANNNFKTYLQAKAGITADQFLLLTDAIKTQTIAKGTVLLNPGEICHHSFFVENGLLRSYTIDHSGKEHIIQFASENWIISDRSSIFFNEPSDFYIDAIEETTFIFLDQEFINKASEISLSFRLFNEKALQNHIRHLQKRINLLLGATAEQRYLDFIRLYPDLMLRVPQWMIASYLGITPESLSRVRKELAKRNFKPY; encoded by the coding sequence ATGGTACCAGCAAACAACAATTTTAAAACCTATTTACAGGCAAAAGCAGGCATTACAGCCGATCAGTTTTTATTGCTGACCGATGCGATAAAAACCCAAACAATTGCCAAAGGAACCGTTTTATTAAATCCGGGAGAAATTTGCCATCACTCCTTTTTTGTAGAAAACGGCCTGTTGCGCTCTTATACCATTGACCATTCCGGAAAGGAACATATTATTCAGTTTGCTTCCGAAAACTGGATCATCAGTGACCGCAGCAGTATCTTTTTTAACGAGCCATCCGATTTTTATATCGATGCCATTGAAGAGACAACTTTTATTTTTCTCGACCAGGAGTTTATCAATAAAGCTTCCGAAATTAGCCTGTCGTTTCGATTGTTCAATGAAAAAGCCCTGCAGAACCATATCCGTCATTTACAAAAAAGAATCAACCTGTTATTAGGCGCCACGGCAGAACAGCGCTATCTGGATTTTATCCGGCTTTATCCCGACCTGATGCTGCGCGTTCCGCAATGGATGATCGCTTCCTATTTGGGCATTACACCCGAAAGCCTGAGCCGTGTACGGAAAGAACTGGCCAAACGGAATTTTAAGCCGTATTGA
- a CDS encoding OsmC family protein, whose protein sequence is MDTINAHIGKELYKTTITAGTNTLLADEPESMGGQNLGFAPQELFASSLAACTIITLRMYADRKGWDLTDVKIEVTFERDIPANITKLERKIEFTGNLDEAQRARLRVIADSCPIHKALSNPIAITTTIL, encoded by the coding sequence ATGGATACAATCAACGCACATATCGGAAAAGAACTTTATAAAACCACGATTACTGCCGGCACGAACACCCTTTTAGCGGACGAACCGGAAAGCATGGGCGGACAGAACCTTGGTTTTGCCCCACAGGAACTGTTTGCATCTTCTCTTGCCGCCTGTACCATTATTACCCTGCGCATGTATGCCGACCGTAAAGGCTGGGATTTAACCGATGTGAAAATCGAAGTGACTTTCGAAAGGGATATTCCTGCCAATATTACTAAGCTGGAACGCAAAATCGAATTTACCGGTAATCTTGATGAAGCGCAGCGTGCCCGTTTGCGGGTAATTGCAGACAGCTGTCCTATTCACAAAGCCTTATCCAATCCGATAGCCATAACAACGACCATATTATAA
- a CDS encoding GNAT family N-acetyltransferase: MKIEQVNESNKGYFKAVDTNTEAGLMTYSWAGTDKIIIDHTEVNPDFKGQNVGKNMVLEAVAFARKSNIKILPLCPFAKSVFDKNPDLHDVLF; the protein is encoded by the coding sequence ATGAAAATAGAACAAGTAAACGAAAGCAACAAAGGCTATTTTAAAGCCGTAGATACTAACACAGAAGCCGGATTAATGACCTACAGCTGGGCTGGTACTGATAAAATAATAATAGACCATACCGAAGTAAATCCGGATTTTAAGGGACAGAACGTTGGTAAAAATATGGTACTGGAAGCAGTGGCTTTTGCCCGAAAAAGCAATATTAAGATCTTACCGTTATGTCCTTTTGCCAAAAGCGTTTTTGATAAAAATCCGGATCTTCATGATGTGCTGTTTTAA
- a CDS encoding pirin family protein, whose translation MSNIKLIIEERAADIGNFMVGRLLPFREKRTVGPFAFIDHMGPAHLKDYQNLDVAPHPHIGLSTLTYLFEGSIQHKDSLGSDIEIQPGAVNWMTAGNGIVHSERTPQYLRTSDKMLHGLQIWVALPKDLEQMEPSFVHVDKEDLPHWNEGGLSIKLIAGEAFGKKSPVPVYSPLYFIEIKSTGAQKVNIGKDLFGESALYILEGSITSDGTVFEPKQILIAKDSTLCEFEMAANTTVYIFGGEAFPEEHFIFWNFVASSKELIEEAKERWQKQEFPKVPGETEFVPLPPPPKF comes from the coding sequence ATGTCAAACATCAAATTAATTATTGAGGAGCGTGCTGCCGATATTGGCAACTTTATGGTAGGGCGCCTCCTTCCCTTTCGTGAAAAGCGAACCGTTGGTCCTTTTGCTTTTATCGATCATATGGGGCCGGCACATTTAAAAGATTATCAGAATCTTGATGTTGCGCCGCATCCGCATATCGGATTGTCTACACTGACCTATCTTTTTGAAGGCAGTATACAGCACAAAGACAGTCTGGGTTCCGATATTGAAATCCAACCGGGTGCTGTGAACTGGATGACCGCCGGAAACGGTATCGTACATTCCGAAAGAACGCCGCAATATTTAAGAACATCCGACAAAATGCTGCACGGATTGCAAATTTGGGTGGCTCTGCCTAAGGATCTGGAACAGATGGAACCTTCTTTTGTACATGTGGACAAAGAGGACCTGCCACACTGGAATGAAGGCGGATTATCGATAAAGCTGATTGCCGGGGAAGCCTTTGGTAAAAAATCGCCTGTACCGGTTTACAGTCCGCTGTACTTTATTGAAATTAAAAGTACCGGAGCACAAAAAGTAAACATCGGAAAAGACCTGTTTGGTGAAAGTGCGCTATACATCCTGGAAGGCAGCATTACCAGTGACGGTACTGTTTTTGAACCCAAACAGATCCTGATTGCCAAAGACAGCACCCTGTGTGAATTTGAAATGGCAGCCAATACAACCGTATATATTTTTGGCGGTGAGGCATTTCCCGAAGAGCATTTTATTTTCTGGAACTTCGTAGCTTCCAGTAAAGAACTGATTGAAGAAGCGAAAGAGCGCTGGCAAAAACAGGAATTCCCGAAAGTACCCGGTGAAACAGAATTTGTCCCTTTACCACCACCTCCTAAATTTTAA
- a CDS encoding DUF1569 domain-containing protein has protein sequence MKNLYNKIDVDEILNRVEKLTPNTQRKWGKMSIGQMLAHLNAFIETALDSNCQERMLIGKIIGRFFKNRYVSKKQFSKNSPTSKNYTFIDQKDFEKEKSKAILLIKQFYENGLEKCTKHPHPFFGKLTPNEWAIVQWKHFDHHLRQFGV, from the coding sequence ATGAAAAACCTATATAACAAAATAGATGTTGATGAAATTTTAAACCGTGTCGAAAAATTAACACCTAACACACAAAGAAAATGGGGAAAAATGAGCATTGGGCAAATGCTGGCTCATTTAAATGCATTTATAGAAACTGCATTGGACAGTAATTGCCAAGAAAGAATGTTAATTGGGAAAATTATAGGTAGATTTTTTAAAAACCGTTATGTAAGTAAAAAGCAATTTTCAAAAAACTCACCAACAAGTAAAAACTATACTTTTATAGACCAAAAAGATTTTGAAAAAGAAAAGAGTAAAGCAATCTTACTTATTAAACAGTTTTATGAAAATGGTCTAGAAAAATGCACTAAACACCCTCATCCTTTTTTTGGAAAATTGACACCCAATGAATGGGCAATCGTACAATGGAAACATTTTGACCATCATTTGAGACAATTTGGAGTTTAA
- a CDS encoding alpha/beta fold hydrolase encodes MSNIVLVHGAWGDGSHWRKVIPIIAKAGYTVVASQHPLTSLTDDAETVKRLAESLEGQTILVGHSYGGAIITEAAVKCPNVVGLVYIAAFAPDETENLGELLGRTKPPTGAASLYPDKYGFLWIKRDLFRASFAQDCSEEEALVMAAAQKPTSGRCFEEKPTTVGWKKLPVWYQVSENDNMIPPETQHFFAERMKAKTISLHTGHASMASKPDEIADFIISAAKELL; translated from the coding sequence ATGTCAAACATCGTATTGGTACATGGAGCCTGGGGAGACGGTTCTCACTGGAGAAAAGTTATCCCGATAATCGCTAAAGCCGGTTATACAGTAGTGGCCTCACAACATCCCTTAACGTCACTCACAGATGATGCCGAAACCGTAAAAAGGCTGGCGGAATCACTGGAAGGACAAACTATTTTAGTAGGTCATTCTTATGGCGGCGCTATCATAACCGAAGCCGCTGTAAAATGCCCCAATGTAGTCGGGCTGGTGTATATTGCCGCCTTTGCACCGGATGAAACGGAAAATCTCGGGGAGCTATTAGGCAGGACAAAACCGCCTACAGGCGCAGCAAGCCTTTACCCGGATAAATACGGTTTCCTATGGATTAAAAGAGATTTATTCCGGGCAAGTTTTGCCCAGGATTGCAGTGAAGAAGAAGCTTTGGTAATGGCTGCGGCCCAAAAACCGACTTCCGGAAGATGTTTTGAAGAAAAGCCAACAACTGTAGGCTGGAAAAAACTGCCGGTATGGTACCAGGTTTCAGAAAACGACAATATGATTCCGCCGGAAACACAGCATTTCTTTGCGGAAAGAATGAAAGCCAAAACAATCTCGTTACATACCGGACATGCCTCTATGGCTTCAAAACCGGATGAAATTGCCGATTTTATCATTAGTGCGGCAAAAGAACTATTATAA
- a CDS encoding GNAT family N-acetyltransferase: protein MHTEISIRNYKSTDKPAVIALLQLNTPQYFSPEEEADLIFYLDNEIEQYFVVEYDNKIIGSGGFNFSEDLTTGKISWDILHTEYQGKGIGGMLLKHRIEKLKALNHIQLITVRTSQLVYAFYEKNGFELKEIVKDYWAAGFDLYRMEYTKK, encoded by the coding sequence ATGCATACCGAAATTAGCATCCGAAATTATAAAAGTACCGATAAACCAGCGGTTATTGCCTTGTTGCAGCTAAACACCCCGCAATATTTTTCTCCGGAAGAAGAAGCCGATCTGATTTTTTACCTCGATAATGAAATCGAACAGTATTTTGTTGTGGAATATGACAATAAAATCATTGGTTCCGGCGGGTTTAATTTTTCAGAAGACCTTACAACCGGAAAAATCAGCTGGGATATACTGCATACGGAATACCAGGGCAAAGGTATTGGCGGGATGCTTTTAAAGCATCGCATAGAAAAACTGAAAGCTTTAAACCATATACAGCTGATTACGGTAAGAACATCCCAACTGGTATATGCGTTTTACGAAAAAAACGGTTTTGAGCTAAAAGAAATTGTAAAAGATTATTGGGCAGCAGGTTTTGACCTGTACCGTATGGAATACACTAAAAAATAA
- a CDS encoding pirin family protein encodes MATKNIEIVVAPRAPHFVGDGFRVHNFIPSGYHLDMERMSPFIMMDYNSKYHFSPTEIPRGVGVHPHRGFETVTIAYKGKVAHHDSSGNSGVIGEGDVQWMTAASGVLHKEYHEKEFSKTGGDFQMVQLWVNLPAKDKMSQPKYQGITNDAINKFELPDNAGIIEVIAGQYQDVKGAASTFTPVNLQNAKLNKGGKALFSFPAHYNTALLVIEGSIKINDSEVVPTDHLALFENKGETFTIEALENAIVLVLSGEPINEPIVAHGPFVMNTREEIIQAFEDVNMGRFGYLED; translated from the coding sequence ATGGCAACAAAAAATATTGAAATAGTAGTAGCGCCAAGAGCTCCGCACTTTGTGGGCGACGGCTTTAGAGTTCACAACTTTATCCCAAGCGGTTATCATCTGGATATGGAACGCATGAGTCCGTTTATCATGATGGATTACAATTCGAAATATCATTTTTCACCTACCGAAATTCCAAGAGGTGTCGGAGTTCATCCGCACAGGGGATTTGAAACGGTAACCATTGCCTATAAAGGGAAAGTGGCACACCATGACAGTTCGGGCAACAGCGGTGTGATTGGTGAAGGCGACGTACAATGGATGACCGCGGCCTCCGGTGTTTTGCACAAAGAATACCACGAAAAAGAATTCAGCAAAACCGGCGGTGATTTTCAGATGGTCCAATTGTGGGTAAACCTTCCGGCAAAAGATAAAATGTCCCAGCCAAAATACCAGGGAATCACGAATGATGCCATTAATAAATTTGAATTACCGGATAATGCCGGAATTATCGAAGTTATTGCCGGGCAATATCAGGATGTTAAAGGTGCTGCTTCGACATTTACGCCGGTAAACCTGCAAAATGCTAAACTGAATAAAGGCGGAAAAGCTCTTTTTAGCTTTCCGGCACATTACAATACTGCTTTACTGGTAATTGAAGGAAGCATTAAAATAAACGACAGCGAAGTTGTTCCTACCGATCATCTGGCTTTGTTTGAAAATAAAGGCGAAACATTTACGATTGAAGCCCTTGAAAATGCTATCGTACTGGTTTTAAGCGGTGAACCGATCAACGAGCCCATTGTTGCTCACGGACCGTTTGTAATGAACACCCGTGAAGAGATCATTCAGGCATTTGAAGATGTAAACATGGGACGGTTCGGGTATCTGGAAGACTAA
- a CDS encoding helix-hairpin-helix domain-containing protein, whose product MTATERCLLYVFRCAVYFAETPMNRQDSEKLKWWNWKDKK is encoded by the coding sequence ATGACAGCAACAGAGAGGTGTTTACTTTATGTTTTTAGGTGTGCGGTATATTTTGCAGAAACACCAATGAACAGACAAGATAGTGAAAAACTAAAATGGTGGAATTGGAAAGACAAAAAATAA
- a CDS encoding phosphodiester glycosidase family protein has protein sequence MNRNRIIILLTFIALLTVGYFLFGQTKVKTDERFVSYTVDTKIQDLKFYWKNDKGEIFKSIDNLKNWLDTKNKKLNFAMNGGMFKKDNSPQGLFIDNGRQIIALDTTKGNGNFYLMPNGVFYITTDNLPKICKTSEYKETRQIKYATQSGPMLVIDGQIHSAFKEGSNNLNIRNGVGILPDNKLIFAMSRSEINFYDFADYFKKLGCKNALYLDGFVSRTYLPEQSWTQTDGNFGVIIGVTTNKK, from the coding sequence GTGAACAGAAATAGAATTATAATATTGCTAACTTTTATTGCCCTTCTGACAGTTGGGTATTTTCTATTTGGACAGACAAAAGTTAAGACCGATGAGAGATTTGTTTCTTACACCGTTGACACAAAAATACAAGACCTGAAATTTTATTGGAAAAATGACAAAGGCGAAATTTTTAAAAGTATTGACAACCTTAAAAATTGGCTTGACACAAAAAACAAAAAATTGAATTTTGCTATGAACGGCGGAATGTTTAAAAAAGACAACTCACCACAAGGACTTTTTATTGACAATGGGAGACAAATTATAGCGTTGGACACTACAAAAGGAAACGGAAATTTCTATTTAATGCCAAATGGTGTTTTTTATATTACAACAGACAACTTGCCGAAAATTTGTAAGACTTCTGAATACAAAGAAACAAGACAAATAAAATATGCAACACAATCAGGACCAATGTTAGTTATTGACGGACAAATTCATTCCGCTTTTAAAGAAGGCTCAAACAATTTGAACATTAGAAATGGTGTTGGAATTTTGCCAGACAACAAATTAATTTTTGCAATGTCCAGGAGCGAAATAAATTTTTACGACTTTGCTGACTACTTTAAAAAATTAGGTTGTAAGAACGCTTTGTATCTTGACGGGTTTGTTTCAAGAACTTATTTGCCTGAACAAAGTTGGACACAAACTGACGGAAATTTTGGAGTAATAATTGGAGTAACAACAAACAAGAAATAA
- a CDS encoding VOC family protein: protein MRQKLNLITLGTDDFQKSLNFYENGLGWKKSDKSTDSLALFDLGGIILALHPIHELVNDTTLTYQPTTFSGLTISHNTKSEKEVDEILEKVAKLGATIVKPAQKVYWGGYSGYFKDLDGHLFEVAYNPFWKLDENDNVKL from the coding sequence ATGCGACAAAAACTAAACTTAATAACACTTGGAACTGATGATTTTCAGAAATCATTAAACTTTTACGAAAATGGACTTGGCTGGAAAAAATCCGACAAAAGTACGGACAGTTTAGCGCTATTTGACTTAGGCGGAATTATTTTAGCGTTGCACCCAATACACGAACTTGTAAACGATACAACATTGACATATCAGCCAACAACATTTTCGGGACTAACAATTTCACACAACACAAAATCGGAAAAAGAAGTGGACGAAATTTTAGAAAAAGTTGCGAAACTTGGTGCAACAATCGTAAAACCTGCACAAAAGGTTTATTGGGGCGGTTATAGTGGTTACTTCAAAGACTTGGACGGACATTTGTTTGAAGTTGCTTACAATCCGTTTTGGAAACTTGACGAAAATGACAACGTAAAACTGTAA